The sequence below is a genomic window from Zygosaccharomyces rouxii strain CBS732 chromosome D complete sequence.
AGGTACTACTGTAACGAGTCATCAAGATTTAAAGCAAATTGTGGAAATGACCTTAGGTTCCGAAGGTGTGTTAAATCAAGCGGTAAAATTGCCTCGtggtgaaaatgaaaacgaATGGTTAGCTGTACACTGTGTGGATTTTTACAATCAAATTAATATGCTATATGGTACTATTACAGAATTCTGTTCACCACAATCGTGCCCGAGAATGATTGCTACTAATGAATACGAATATTTATGGGCATTTCACAAGGGACAACCTCCAGTCGCTGTTTCTGCGCCCAAATATGTGGAATGTCTAATGAGGTGGTGTCAGGATCAATTTGATGACGAAACGATTTTCCCTGCAAAGACGTCAGGTCAATTCCCATCAAATTTTATTTCCAAGTATGTGGTACAAATGTTAAGAAGATTGTTCAGAGTCTATGCGCATATGTATTGTCACCACTTCAAcgaaattttggaattaAATCTACAGACAGTTTTAAACACTAGCTTTAGACATTTTTGCCTGTTTGCTCAGGAATTCGAATTATTAAAACCTGCAGATTTTGGTCCTCTATTAGAGCTCGTTATAGAGTTGAGGGACAGGTAGCCTTTTTCTTATATCCTTTAAGAAAGAATGATCAACATGAATCATATTATAACATTGTATAGTATTGTTTTACTTTTAACATATTGGGTCGTTACATTAAAGGCGAGATCACCGTAGCTTAGTTTGCTCAAAACATGTAAGAATACATGGAGTGCATatttaaaaattaaaataacACAAGGATTCCAGATGATAGAATTGTCATCGCTGGCCATCATCTTGGCTACGACCTCGATAATACTAATAGGATTAACGAGGGGTCTGATAATCATATTGCCAGATCTCTTCTTAAAGCCACCTGCTAGATACAGAGTAAGGATTAACAATGTAATGAAGAAAGTTGAAGTAGAGCCACGGAAGAATGTCCAAATGGATTTTGGTTGGAAGCATGGTTCTGTTAGAAGACAAATGATCTTGGCAGCTGCTAAACCTTGTGAATATGGCAATGGACCAACTTCAAATAACCAAATATCAATTGGAGTTTCTGATAAATTACAAAGGGAACAGTTCATCAATAGTTTAGTACCACAATTGAGGTCAAGTCCAAGAACACTCTATGGATTCTTCCATCCATACTGCAatgcaggtggtggtggtgagAAAGTTCTTTGGAAAGCTGTGCAATCTACTTTAGCGAGAAATCATGGTAACGTTGCTCTCATCTATACAGGTGATACCGATGCAACACCTCAAGAAATCTTGCACAGTGTGAgcaaaagatttgattaCGAATTGGATAAGGATAGAATCGTTTTCATCTATTtaaaaaagagaagattTGTTGATAGTAAAATGTGGCCTCATTTTACACTATTGGGTCAAGCATTGGGATCTGCGCTATTGACTGCAGAAGCTCTTTACAAATGTCCTCCAGATGTCTGGTGTGATACTATGGGGTACCCCTTTGGATATGGGGTGGTTCACTATTTGACTAACATCCCTATTATCACTTATACTCATTATCCAGTGATTTCTACCGATATGTTAAacaaattaaaattgtCACAAGGTTccaaattgattaaaacTGTTAAATACTGTTATTGGAGTCTTTTCATGATGTGTTATCGATATGTCGGATCCTTCGTCACTACAGCGGTTACGAACTCCACTTGGACTAATAACCACATTAAAAAGATCTGGAGTACTAAGACCCCTCGTATAATATACCCACCATGCTCTACTGAAAAATTAGTGCTTAAGCATGATAATTGGgagagaaaaaatcaagTGGTGGTCATTGCACAATTTAGGCCTGAGAAAAGACATGAATTAATCATCGGATCTTTTGCCCAATTTATCGCTACATTGAATAACAAGTTTGATGCTCCAGTTTTGATATTAATTGGATCTACAAGATCACAAGAGGATAGAGATTATGTTCGTCAATTAAGTTCATGGGCACATGATGAATTAAGCATTCCTAAGGAGTTATTAAAGTTCCATACCGACTGCCCCTACGAACAAATCAAAAAGTATTTGAGTGAATCAACGTATGGTATTAATGCAATGT
It includes:
- the MOB1 gene encoding Mob1p (highly similar to uniprot|P40484 Saccharomyces cerevisiae YIL106W MOB1 Mps One Binder (putative) transcriptional regulator involved in mitosis); this encodes MSFLQNFHLSPGQTIRSTRGFKWNTTANHGDALPSPQKDRPLSNVPINGEVADPWSTPTKTPRYSQQPPSGLDNLATLQEFRTQQGHQHGADGNVTDFNYTPSHQKPFLQPTEGTTVTSHQDLKQIVEMTLGSEGVLNQAVKLPRGENENEWLAVHCVDFYNQINMLYGTITEFCSPQSCPRMIATNEYEYLWAFHKGQPPVAVSAPKYVECLMRWCQDQFDDETIFPAKTSGQFPSNFISKYVVQMLRRLFRVYAHMYCHHFNEILELNLQTVLNTSFRHFCLFAQEFELLKPADFGPLLELVIELRDR
- the ALG11 gene encoding alpha-1,2-mannosyltransferase ALG11 (similar to uniprot|P53954 Saccharomyces cerevisiae YNL048W ALG11 Alpha-1 2-mannosyltransferase catalyzes addition of the terminal alpha 1 2-Man to the Man5GlcNAc2-PP-dolichol intermediate during asparagine-linked glycosylation in the ER), coding for MIELSSLAIILATTSIILIGLTRGLIIILPDLFLKPPARYRVRINNVMKKVEVEPRKNVQMDFGWKHGSVRRQMILAAAKPCEYGNGPTSNNQISIGVSDKLQREQFINSLVPQLRSSPRTLYGFFHPYCNAGGGGEKVLWKAVQSTLARNHGNVALIYTGDTDATPQEILHSVSKRFDYELDKDRIVFIYLKKRRFVDSKMWPHFTLLGQALGSALLTAEALYKCPPDVWCDTMGYPFGYGVVHYLTNIPIITYTHYPVISTDMLNKLKLSQGSKLIKTVKYCYWSLFMMCYRYVGSFVTTAVTNSTWTNNHIKKIWSTKTPRIIYPPCSTEKLVLKHDNWERKNQVVVIAQFRPEKRHELIIGSFAQFIATLNNKFDAPVLILIGSTRSQEDRDYVRQLSSWAHDELSIPKELLKFHTDCPYEQIKKYLSESTYGINAMWNEHFGIAVVEYVASGLIPLVHASAGPLLDIVVPWDVEHRCQVKHNTTETRTGFFFKDQSDPDYDELLDAKKYPTLSELFVTVINLTAKEKKDISKRGRECVLHKFSDFKFHQDWSLVLEQLESRSSVISNKKRK